TTGTAGTTGGGCACGGCGCGCACCGCGCCCAGGTAGGTGAGGGCGACGACGGCGGCATTGCGGCCTTTCATCATCGGGCGGGCGGCCTTCACCAGCGCGGGCAGGCTGTAGGCCGACACGTCGTGAGCGGTTTGGAAGGCTTCGCGGCTGATGCTGTCGAGAAAGTCGCCCGCGAGGGCTTCTTTGGGGGCGAAGGCGATGGCGTGGACGAGGCCGTCGAGGCCGTCCCAGGATTTGCCGAGGTCGGCAAACAGCGCGTCGATTTCGCCGTCGCTTTGCACGTCGCAGCGGAATACCAAATCCGAGCCGAGTTCGGCGGCCATTTTGCGCACGCGCTCTTCGAGTTTGTCCACCACATAGGTGAAGGCCAGCTCCGCGCCCTGTTCGCGGCAGGCGCGGGCGATGCCGTAGGCGATGGAGCGTTCGGAAATCATGCCGGTGATGAGGATTTTTTTGCCTTGCAGAAAGCCCATTTGCTTGTCCTTTATATGCGTTTGGTTGGCCGGATAAAACGGGCGCGATTATAGCCGAGTTTGCACGGGCGCGTCGGCGGTTTTCAGACGGCCTTATTTTCAGACGGCCTCAAAAGACGGGCGGCAAAAGCGGTTAAAATGCCGCCTTCTTTTTAATGAGGCCGTCTGAAAACCCATGAGGCCGTCTGAAAACCCGCCATGAACGCCCTGCCTGCCTTTGCCGCCGCCCTTTTGTTTGCCGCCGCGCCCGCCTGCGCCGATTACGCGCTGGGCTTGGGGCAGAAGCCGCTGTATCCCGCCGGTTTCACCCATTTCGCCTACGCCGACCCCGCCGCGCCCAAGGGCGGCACCTTTGCCATGCCGCTGCCCGGCAGCT
The window above is part of the Neisseria bacilliformis genome. Proteins encoded here:
- the fabI gene encoding enoyl-ACP reductase FabI — protein: MGFLQGKKILITGMISERSIAYGIARACREQGAELAFTYVVDKLEERVRKMAAELGSDLVFRCDVQSDGEIDALFADLGKSWDGLDGLVHAIAFAPKEALAGDFLDSISREAFQTAHDVSAYSLPALVKAARPMMKGRNAAVVALTYLGAVRAVPNYNVMGLAKASLEAAIRFTAASVGRDGIRCNGISAGPIKTLAASGIADFGKLLKHVADQNPLGRNVTIEEVGNAAAFLLSDLASGITGEITYVDGGYSINALSVV